The sequence GGTGCGCGGACAGCCGGTGGAGCTCATGATCGTCGCGGCGATCAGTCTCGCCGTTGCCGCCGTGCCGGAGTCGCTGCCCGCCGTCGTCACGCTCGCCCTCGCGCTCGGCGCACGGCGCATGGCGGAACGGCACGCCATCGTCCGCCGGCTGCCGGCCGTGGAGACCCTGGGATCGGTCACCGTGCTCGCCACCGACAAGACCGGCACCCTGACCGAGGGGCGGATGGCTGCCGAGCGGCTGTGGACGCCGAGTGGAGACGCCACGGTGACGGGCCGGGGCTATGCGCCGGACGGTCGCGTGCTGCGCGACGGCCAGGCGGTCGCCGCGAGCGGCGCACCCGACCTCGCCGCGCTGCTGCGTGCCGCGCTGCTCTGCAACGATGCCGCTCTGGAGCCACCGTCGGACGGCAGCACAAGGTGGCGGGCACTGGGTGATCCCACCGAGGCCGCCCTGCTCACGGCGGGGGCCAGACTCGGGCTGGACCGGGCGGAGCTGGACCGCAAGCTGCCGCGGGTGGACGAGGTCCCCTTCGAGGCGCGTCGCAAGCGTATGACGACGGTGCACCGGCGGCCGGACGGCGGGGTGCACATCGTGTGCAAGGGAGCGCCGGAGTCCGTGCTGCGGCCCGATGTCCTGGCCGACGGGCCCGACCTGATCGCCCGGGCGGCCGCACGGGCCGAGGAACTGGCGCGCGGGGGCCACCGGGTCCTCGCCCTCGCCACGCGCGACCTCGATGCGCGGTCAGCACGTCCCGGGACCTGGGAGACGGGGCTCTCGCTGCTCGGGCTGATCGGGCTCCTGGACCCGCCCCGGAGCGCCTCGGCCGCCACCGTCGCCGCCTGCGAACAGGCCGGAATCGCCCCCGTACTCATCACCGGCGACCATCCGCTCACCGCGCGGGCCCTGGCCGAGCGCCTCGGCATCGCTTCGGGGGGCCGAGCGGTCACCACCGGCGAGCAGATACGGCAGGGTACGGCGGGCGAGCTGACGAGCGTGCGGGTCTTCGCCCGGACCACGCCCGAGCAGAAACTCGACATCGTCCAGGCCTGGCGCGGGACCGGGCACGTGGTGGCGATGACCGGAGACGGGGTCAACGACGGGCCGGCCCTGCGCAGGGCCGACATCGGCGTCGCCATGGGGCGGCGCGGCACCGAAGTGGCACGCCAGGCGGCCGATCTCGTGCTCGCCGACGACAATCTGGCCACGGTCGTCTCCGCGGTCGAGGAAGGGCGCCGCGTCTACGCCAATGTGCGCCGGTTCCTGCTCTACGCCCTGGCCGGCGGCACCGCGGAGATCCTCGTCATGCTGCTGGGCCCCTTCCTGGGGATGCCACTGCCCCTGCTGCCGGCTCAGATCCTGTGGATCAATCTGCTCACCCACGGCCTGCCCGGTGTCGCCCTCGGTGCGGAGCCCGTCGACCCGGGCGTGATGCGCCACCCGCCGCGGCCACCCGAGGAAAGCGTGCTGGGCGCCGGTCTGTGGCCACGCATCCTGGCCATGGGGGCCTTCGTCGCCACCGTCACCCTGGCGACCGGTGTCTGGGCACGGGAGACCGGCCGTCCGTGGCAGTCCATGGTCTTTCTGGTCCTCGGCGCGACACAGCTGGGTGTGGCCCTCGGCTCCCGTGCCCGGCCGCGCAGCCTGGCCAATCCCTTCCTGCTGGTCGCCGTGGGCGCGGCACTCTGCCTACAGGCGGCGGGCGTCTATCTGCCGCCCTTGCAAGCGCTGCTCGGCACGGAGCCGCTGCCGCTCACCGACCTCGCGATCGCCGCCGGGCTCTCCGGCCTCGGCCATGTCGTCATGCGCCTGCAACGATGGCTGTGCCCGGAGCAACCACCGCGAGCCGCCCCGGCCGGCCCCGACGGCTCGGCGCCGGGGCTTCGCCCATGACGCGGGCACACCGTCGGGCAGCGAGCCCGGCACCGTGCCGGGAGACGGCCCAGTCCGGCGCGACACTTCCGTTCCCAGCGTGGAAACTCGAATCAGGGGCTGACCTTGAGGAGAGCTCGTGGCCGGATTCCGGGATTTCCTGATGCGGTTCCGGCCGGTCGGCCCGCCCGGCCGGGCGGCGCCCGGGGGCGTGCCCGCGGACCGCTCCGCCGAGCTCGCCGCGGAGCTGGAGCCGTCACTTGCTTTGCTGGAGCGGGCCGAA is a genomic window of Streptomyces gilvosporeus containing:
- a CDS encoding cation-translocating P-type ATPase, with protein sequence MGVDESRGAAATSVGLTGDEAARRLKDVGPNALPAEPCTPVWRRVLQQLRDPLIVVLLVAAALTLVTGDFHDAAVILFVIVVNTVVGVVQEVRAEEAVAALSELSAPAARVVRDGSERSVAAAEVVPGDLVLLAEGDIVPADGDVRNAALLLLDESSLTGESVPVEKAPGGDPSRHAVSAGTVVVRGHGRVVVTATGTRSALGRIASLMGTAPGLTPLQRRLVGFGRILAAVTVALCAVVLALGLVRGQPVELMIVAAISLAVAAVPESLPAVVTLALALGARRMAERHAIVRRLPAVETLGSVTVLATDKTGTLTEGRMAAERLWTPSGDATVTGRGYAPDGRVLRDGQAVAASGAPDLAALLRAALLCNDAALEPPSDGSTRWRALGDPTEAALLTAGARLGLDRAELDRKLPRVDEVPFEARRKRMTTVHRRPDGGVHIVCKGAPESVLRPDVLADGPDLIARAAARAEELARGGHRVLALATRDLDARSARPGTWETGLSLLGLIGLLDPPRSASAATVAACEQAGIAPVLITGDHPLTARALAERLGIASGGRAVTTGEQIRQGTAGELTSVRVFARTTPEQKLDIVQAWRGTGHVVAMTGDGVNDGPALRRADIGVAMGRRGTEVARQAADLVLADDNLATVVSAVEEGRRVYANVRRFLLYALAGGTAEILVMLLGPFLGMPLPLLPAQILWINLLTHGLPGVALGAEPVDPGVMRHPPRPPEESVLGAGLWPRILAMGAFVATVTLATGVWARETGRPWQSMVFLVLGATQLGVALGSRARPRSLANPFLLVAVGAALCLQAAGVYLPPLQALLGTEPLPLTDLAIAAGLSGLGHVVMRLQRWLCPEQPPRAAPAGPDGSAPGLRP